The following proteins come from a genomic window of Enterobacter chengduensis:
- the fabG gene encoding 3-oxoacyl-ACP reductase FabG: MSFEGKIALVTGASRGIGRAIAETLVARGAKVIGTATSENGAQAISEYLGANGKGLVLNVTEPASIESVLENIRAEFGEVDILVNNAGITRDNLLMRMKDDEWNDIIETNLSSVFRLSKAVMRAMMKKRHGRIITVGSVVGTMGNAGQANYAAAKAGLIGFSKSLAREVASRGITVNVVAPGFIETDMTRALTDDQRAGTLAAVPAGRLGDPKEIASAVAFLASDEAGYITGETLHVNGGMYMV, from the coding sequence ATGAGTTTTGAAGGAAAAATCGCCCTGGTCACTGGCGCAAGCCGCGGTATCGGGCGTGCAATTGCTGAAACACTGGTAGCGCGCGGCGCGAAGGTGATTGGTACAGCAACCAGCGAGAATGGCGCACAGGCCATCAGCGAGTATCTGGGTGCAAACGGTAAAGGTCTGGTACTGAATGTGACTGAACCTGCATCTATCGAATCTGTTCTGGAAAATATTCGCGCAGAGTTTGGCGAAGTGGACATTCTGGTAAACAATGCCGGGATCACTCGCGATAACCTGTTAATGCGAATGAAAGACGACGAGTGGAACGATATCATCGAAACCAACCTGTCATCTGTATTCCGTCTGTCAAAAGCGGTAATGCGCGCTATGATGAAAAAGCGTCATGGTCGTATTATCACTGTCGGTTCTGTGGTTGGTACCATGGGAAATGCTGGTCAGGCCAACTACGCTGCGGCGAAAGCGGGTTTGATCGGTTTCAGTAAGTCGCTGGCGCGTGAAGTTGCGTCCCGCGGTATTACGGTAAACGTTGTTGCTCCGGGCTTTATTGAAACGGACATGACGCGTGCGCTGACGGATGATCAGCGTGCGGGTACGCTGGCGGCAGTTCCGGCGGGTCGTCTTGGCGACCCTAAAGAAATCGCCAGTGCGGTTGCATTTTTAGCCTCTGACGAAGCGGGTTACATCACTGGTGAGACCCTCCACGTCAACGGCGGGATGTACATGGTTTAA
- a CDS encoding beta-ketoacyl-ACP synthase III: MYTKILGTGSYLPKQVRTNADLEKMVDTSDEWIVTRTGIRERRIAAPDETVSTMGYEAAQRAIEMAGIDKEQIGLIVVATTSATHAFPSAACQVQNMLGIKGCPAFDVAAACAGFTYALSVADQYVKSGAVKYALVIGADVLARTCDPTDRGTIIIFGDGAGAVLLGQSEEPGIISTHLHADGSYGELLTLPNADRVNPDNSIYLTMAGNEVFKVAVTELAHIVDETLEANNLERSALDWLVPHQANLRIISATAKKLGMSMDNVVVTLDRHGNTSAASVPCAFDEAVRDGRIKRGQLVLLEAFGGGFTWGSALVRF, encoded by the coding sequence ATGTATACGAAGATTTTAGGTACCGGCAGCTACCTGCCAAAACAAGTGCGTACCAACGCCGATCTGGAAAAAATGGTAGATACGTCTGACGAGTGGATTGTCACGCGCACAGGTATCCGTGAACGTCGTATTGCCGCGCCAGACGAAACCGTGTCGACCATGGGTTACGAAGCCGCACAGCGTGCTATCGAAATGGCGGGTATTGATAAAGAACAGATTGGCCTGATCGTGGTTGCCACGACGTCTGCCACGCATGCTTTCCCAAGCGCAGCGTGCCAGGTGCAAAACATGCTCGGCATTAAAGGCTGCCCGGCGTTTGACGTCGCTGCCGCGTGTGCAGGCTTCACCTATGCGCTGAGCGTTGCCGATCAGTACGTGAAATCCGGTGCCGTTAAATATGCGCTGGTGATCGGTGCTGACGTGCTGGCGCGCACCTGCGATCCTACCGATCGTGGAACGATCATTATTTTTGGTGATGGTGCGGGCGCGGTGCTGCTGGGGCAGTCCGAAGAGCCGGGTATCATCTCTACGCATCTGCATGCTGATGGCAGCTATGGCGAACTGTTGACTCTGCCTAACGCCGATCGCGTGAATCCGGACAACTCAATCTACCTGACCATGGCAGGGAACGAGGTGTTCAAGGTGGCAGTGACTGAGCTTGCGCACATCGTTGATGAAACGCTGGAAGCGAATAACCTTGAGCGCTCCGCGCTTGACTGGCTGGTTCCGCATCAGGCGAACCTGCGCATCATCAGCGCGACCGCGAAAAAGCTGGGCATGTCGATGGATAACGTTGTGGTGACGCTGGATCGTCACGGCAACACCTCTGCGGCGTCGGTACCGTGCGCATTTGATGAAGCGGTACGCGATGGACGAATCAAACGGGGCCAGCTGGTCTTGCTTGAAGCCTTCGGTGGCGGGTTCACCTGGGGTTCCGCGCTGGTTCGTTTCTAG
- the plsX gene encoding phosphate acyltransferase PlsX: MTRLTLALDVMGGDFGPSVTVPAALQALNSNSQLTLLLVGNPDTITPLLAKADFEQRSRLQIIPAQSVIASDARPSQAIRNSRGSSMRIALELVKEGRAQACVSAGNTGALMGLSKLLLKPIDGIERPALVTVLPHQQKGKTVVLDLGANVDCDSTMLAQFAVMGSVLAEEVVGINTPRVALLNIGEEETKGLDSIREAAELLKQVPSINYIGYLEANELLTGKTDVLVCDGFTGNVTLKTMEGVVRMFLSLLKSQGEGKKSAWWLILLKRWLQKSLTRRFSHLNPDQYNGACLLGLRGIVIKSHGAANQRAFAVAIEQAVQAVQRQVPQRIAARLESVLAKSD, translated from the coding sequence TTGACACGTCTAACCCTGGCGTTAGATGTCATGGGGGGAGATTTTGGCCCTTCCGTGACAGTGCCTGCAGCATTGCAGGCACTGAATTCTAATTCGCAACTCACACTTCTTTTAGTCGGCAATCCCGACACAATCACGCCATTACTCGCAAAAGCTGACTTTGAACAACGTTCACGTCTGCAGATTATTCCTGCGCAGTCAGTTATTGCCAGTGATGCCCGACCCTCGCAGGCGATTCGCAATAGTCGTGGCAGCTCGATGCGGATAGCGCTGGAGCTGGTGAAAGAAGGGCGAGCTCAGGCTTGCGTCAGCGCAGGGAATACCGGCGCGCTGATGGGGCTGTCGAAATTGCTGCTCAAACCGATTGACGGTATTGAGCGCCCGGCGCTGGTGACGGTGTTACCGCATCAGCAGAAGGGCAAGACGGTAGTGCTCGATTTGGGCGCTAACGTCGACTGTGATAGTACTATGCTGGCCCAGTTTGCCGTGATGGGATCGGTGCTGGCAGAAGAGGTGGTCGGGATCAACACTCCCCGTGTTGCGTTACTGAACATTGGTGAAGAAGAGACCAAAGGCCTGGACAGCATTCGCGAAGCGGCTGAATTGCTCAAACAGGTTCCCTCCATCAACTATATTGGTTATCTCGAAGCCAATGAGTTGTTGACGGGGAAAACGGATGTTCTGGTGTGCGATGGCTTCACCGGAAACGTCACGTTGAAGACCATGGAAGGGGTCGTGCGCATGTTTCTTTCTCTGCTGAAATCTCAGGGAGAAGGCAAAAAAAGCGCCTGGTGGCTAATTTTATTGAAGCGTTGGTTACAAAAAAGCCTGACGCGGCGATTCAGTCACCTCAACCCCGACCAGTATAATGGCGCCTGTCTGTTAGGATTGCGCGGCATCGTGATTAAGAGTCATGGCGCCGCCAATCAGCGAGCATTTGCTGTCGCGATTGAACAGGCAGTGCAGGCGGTGCAGCGACAAGTCCCTCAGCGGATTGCCGCTCGCCTGGAATCTGTATTAGCTAAAAGTGACTGA
- the acpP gene encoding acyl carrier protein — MSTIEERVKKIIGEQLGVKQEEVVNSASFVEDLGADSLDTVELVMALEEEFDTEIPDEEAEKITTVQAAIDYINGHQA; from the coding sequence ATGAGCACTATCGAAGAACGCGTTAAGAAAATTATCGGCGAACAGCTGGGCGTTAAGCAGGAAGAAGTTGTGAACTCCGCTTCCTTCGTTGAAGACCTGGGCGCAGATTCTCTTGACACCGTTGAGCTGGTAATGGCTCTGGAAGAAGAGTTTGATACTGAGATTCCGGACGAAGAAGCTGAGAAGATCACCACCGTTCAGGCTGCCATTGATTACATCAACGGTCACCAGGCGTAA
- the fabD gene encoding ACP S-malonyltransferase, whose product MTQFAFVFPGQGSQTVGMLSEMAAHYPVIEETFREASDALGYDLWALTQQGPAEELNKTWQTQPALLTASVALWRVWQQQGGKAPALLAGHSLGEYSALVCAGVIAFADAVRLVELRGKFMQEAVPEGTGGMSAIIGLDDASIAKACEESAEGQVVSPVNFNSPGQVVIAGHKEAVERAGAACKAAGAKRALPLPVSVPSHCALMKPAAEKLAVELEKMTFNAPTISVVNNVDVKCETAPEAIRDALVRQLYSPVQWTKTVEFMAAEGVEHLYEVGPGKVLTGLTKRIVDTLTASAINEPEAMSAALSQ is encoded by the coding sequence ATGACGCAATTTGCTTTTGTGTTCCCGGGCCAGGGCTCTCAGACCGTTGGGATGTTGTCTGAAATGGCAGCTCACTATCCGGTCATTGAAGAGACTTTCCGTGAAGCTTCTGATGCACTGGGTTATGATTTATGGGCGCTGACCCAGCAGGGTCCGGCCGAAGAACTGAACAAAACCTGGCAGACGCAGCCCGCGCTGCTGACCGCCTCCGTTGCGCTGTGGCGCGTCTGGCAGCAGCAGGGCGGTAAAGCGCCAGCCCTGCTCGCCGGTCATAGCTTGGGTGAATACTCTGCCCTGGTCTGTGCCGGTGTGATCGCGTTCGCTGACGCGGTACGCCTGGTGGAACTGCGCGGTAAATTTATGCAGGAAGCGGTGCCGGAAGGCACGGGCGGCATGTCTGCCATTATCGGTCTGGATGATGCGTCCATTGCAAAAGCGTGTGAAGAGTCTGCTGAAGGTCAGGTTGTCTCTCCGGTAAACTTCAACTCGCCGGGCCAGGTGGTTATTGCCGGTCATAAAGAGGCGGTTGAACGTGCGGGTGCGGCCTGTAAAGCAGCCGGTGCTAAACGTGCGCTGCCGCTGCCGGTCAGCGTACCGTCCCACTGTGCACTGATGAAGCCTGCTGCCGAGAAGCTGGCGGTTGAGCTGGAAAAAATGACGTTTAACGCACCGACGATTTCCGTTGTGAACAACGTCGATGTGAAATGCGAAACCGCGCCGGAAGCGATCCGCGATGCGCTGGTTCGCCAGCTCTACAGCCCGGTACAGTGGACCAAAACCGTTGAGTTTATGGCCGCGGAAGGCGTTGAGCATCTGTATGAAGTCGGCCCAGGTAAAGTCCTCACCGGTCTGACAAAACGTATTGTTGACACCCTGACAGCCTCGGCGATTAACGAGCCGGAAGCCATGTCAGCGGCACTCTCGCAATAA
- the holB gene encoding DNA polymerase III subunit delta': MKWYPWLRPHFEQLIGSYQAGRGHHALLIQALPGMGDDALIYAITRFLMCQQPEGHKSCGKCRGCQLMQAGTHPDYYTLEPEKGKSALGIDAVREVSEKLYEHARLGGAKVVWLKDATLLTEAAANALLKTLEEPPVKTWFFLSCRDPGRLLATLRSRCRLHHLAVPQESWALSWLAREVTTSPESALSALRLSSGAPAAALALLQADVWSEREALCRAVEAALDNHDWLSLLPALNSDRVVERLHWLASLLLDALKTQQGATLLTNPDAWPLVNTLANRLSGAILRAMLHEVCHSREQLLTVTGLNRELLLTDQLLRIEHYLQPGVTPPVSHL; the protein is encoded by the coding sequence ATGAAATGGTATCCATGGTTGCGCCCGCACTTTGAACAGCTGATCGGCAGCTATCAGGCGGGACGGGGGCATCATGCGTTACTGATTCAGGCCCTGCCGGGAATGGGCGACGATGCGCTGATTTACGCCATCACCCGTTTTCTAATGTGTCAGCAGCCGGAAGGGCACAAGAGCTGTGGCAAATGCCGCGGCTGCCAGCTAATGCAGGCGGGCACGCATCCTGACTACTACACGCTCGAGCCTGAGAAGGGTAAAAGCGCGCTCGGTATTGATGCCGTGCGTGAAGTCAGTGAAAAACTGTATGAACACGCGCGGCTGGGCGGCGCTAAAGTGGTCTGGCTTAAAGACGCTACGCTGCTCACCGAGGCGGCGGCTAACGCCCTGCTTAAAACGCTGGAAGAGCCGCCGGTAAAAACGTGGTTCTTCCTCTCATGCCGCGATCCGGGACGATTACTGGCGACGTTGCGCAGTCGTTGTCGTCTTCATCACCTGGCGGTGCCTCAAGAATCGTGGGCGCTGAGCTGGCTTGCGCGAGAGGTGACAACGTCACCAGAAAGCGCGCTGTCCGCGTTACGCCTGAGCAGCGGTGCGCCCGCGGCGGCGCTGGCACTGCTACAAGCTGACGTCTGGTCAGAGCGTGAGGCGCTTTGTCGGGCCGTTGAAGCAGCGCTGGATAACCATGACTGGCTCAGTTTACTGCCTGCGCTTAACAGCGATCGGGTGGTGGAGCGTCTGCACTGGCTGGCCTCCCTGCTGTTGGATGCGCTTAAAACCCAGCAGGGGGCTACGCTTCTGACCAACCCGGACGCGTGGCCGCTGGTGAATACGCTGGCGAACCGCCTCTCAGGGGCGATTCTGCGCGCGATGCTTCATGAAGTTTGCCACAGTCGTGAACAGCTTTTAACCGTGACGGGTCTTAATCGCGAGCTTTTACTGACCGACCAGTTACTGCGTATTGAACACTACCTGCAACCCGGCGTTACGCCGCCGGTTTCCCATCTCTGA
- the tmk gene encoding dTMP kinase, with product MRSKYIVIEGLEGAGKTTARNVVVDTLNALGVADMVFTREPGGTQLAEKLRSLVLDIKSVGDEIITDKAEVLMFYAARVQLVETVIKPALADGKWVIGDRHDLSTQAYQGGGRGIDQTMLATLRNAVLGDFRPDLTLYLDVTPEVGLKRARARGELDRIEQESFDFFNRTRARYLELAAQDSSIRTIDATQSLADVTRDIQQTVTQWVQEQQA from the coding sequence ATGCGCAGTAAATATATCGTCATTGAGGGACTCGAAGGGGCGGGTAAAACCACCGCCCGCAACGTGGTGGTGGATACGCTCAACGCGCTTGGCGTGGCGGACATGGTATTTACCCGCGAGCCGGGCGGCACGCAGCTGGCTGAAAAGCTGCGCAGCCTGGTGCTGGATATTAAATCCGTCGGCGACGAGATTATCACTGACAAAGCCGAAGTGCTGATGTTTTACGCGGCACGCGTTCAGCTGGTTGAGACGGTGATCAAGCCTGCCCTGGCCGACGGCAAGTGGGTGATCGGCGATCGTCACGATCTGTCCACTCAGGCGTATCAGGGCGGAGGTCGCGGTATTGACCAGACCATGCTGGCAACGCTGCGCAATGCCGTATTAGGTGATTTTCGCCCCGACCTGACGCTCTATCTGGATGTGACTCCGGAAGTGGGTCTCAAACGCGCCCGCGCGCGCGGCGAGCTCGACCGCATTGAGCAAGAGTCGTTTGATTTCTTTAACCGCACCCGCGCGCGCTATCTTGAGCTGGCCGCGCAGGACAGCTCCATTCGTACCATCGATGCAACGCAATCCCTGGCCGACGTCACGCGTGACATTCAGCAAACCGTGACGCAGTGGGTGCAGGAGCAGCAGGCATGA
- a CDS encoding metal-dependent hydrolase, giving the protein MFLVDSHCHLDGLDYQSLHKNLDDVLEKAAARDVKFCLAVATTLPGYRTMRELVGVRDNVVFSCGVHPLNQDEAYDVEDLRRLAAEEGVVAMGETGLDYFYTPETKPRQQESFRNHIRIGRELNKPVIVHTRDARADTLAILREENVTDCGGVLHCFTEDRETAGKLLDLGFYISFSGIVTFRNAEQLRDAARYVPLDRILVETDSPYLAPVPHRGKENQPAMTRDVAEYMAVLKGVSIEELARVTTENFSTLFHIDPARLQSV; this is encoded by the coding sequence ATGTTTTTAGTCGACTCACACTGCCATCTTGATGGCCTGGATTATCAATCTCTGCATAAAAACTTGGATGACGTGCTGGAAAAAGCCGCCGCCCGCGATGTGAAATTCTGCCTTGCGGTGGCGACGACGCTGCCGGGTTATCGCACGATGCGCGAGCTGGTGGGCGTGCGCGATAACGTGGTGTTCTCCTGCGGCGTGCACCCGTTAAATCAGGACGAGGCGTACGACGTTGAGGATCTGCGCCGACTGGCAGCGGAAGAGGGCGTGGTGGCAATGGGCGAGACCGGGCTGGACTATTTTTACACGCCGGAAACCAAACCGCGCCAGCAGGAGTCTTTCCGCAACCATATTCGCATTGGCCGCGAGCTGAACAAGCCGGTTATCGTCCACACTCGCGATGCGCGTGCGGATACCCTGGCGATCCTCCGGGAAGAAAACGTGACGGATTGCGGTGGCGTACTACACTGTTTCACAGAAGACAGAGAAACGGCGGGTAAGCTGCTTGATTTGGGCTTTTATATCTCGTTTTCGGGGATCGTGACGTTCCGTAACGCTGAGCAGCTGCGTGATGCTGCACGTTATGTTCCACTCGATCGCATCCTGGTGGAGACAGATTCTCCGTATCTGGCGCCGGTTCCGCATCGCGGTAAAGAGAATCAGCCCGCGATGACGCGAGACGTGGCGGAGTACATGGCCGTACTGAAGGGCGTCAGCATCGAAGAGCTGGCCCGCGTCACGACGGAAAACTTCTCCACGCTGTTCCATATTGACCCCGCCCGCCTGCAATCTGTCTGA
- the pabC gene encoding aminodeoxychorismate lyase — MFLINGLEQDTLPASDRAIQFGDGCFTTARILDGEVCLLEAHIRRLQHGCEKLMIPFTLWDALRQEMCQLASGKPSGVLKVIISRGSGGRGYSAASCLSPTRILSVSAYPSHYSRWREDGVTLTLSPIRLGRNPMLAGLKHLNRLEQVLIRTHLEQTDADEALVLDSEGLITECCAANLFWRQGGEVFTPSLEQAGVNGLMRQFCLAQLARSGFRVVEVSAGEAALQTADEVIICNALMPVVPVRAYGQQRWSSRELFQFLAPICEQTR; from the coding sequence ATGTTTTTAATCAATGGCCTTGAGCAGGACACGCTGCCTGCCAGCGACAGGGCGATACAGTTCGGTGATGGTTGCTTTACGACGGCGCGCATTCTGGACGGCGAGGTCTGCCTGCTTGAGGCGCACATTCGACGCCTGCAGCATGGCTGTGAAAAGCTAATGATCCCCTTTACGCTTTGGGACGCACTGCGCCAGGAAATGTGCCAGCTCGCATCCGGGAAGCCCAGCGGCGTACTCAAGGTTATCATCAGCCGCGGCAGCGGTGGCCGGGGTTACAGCGCCGCATCGTGTCTTAGCCCCACGCGTATCCTCTCCGTATCTGCTTATCCTTCACATTACTCGCGCTGGCGAGAAGACGGCGTCACGCTGACGCTGAGCCCGATACGGCTGGGACGAAATCCGATGCTGGCCGGGCTTAAGCATCTCAATCGCCTTGAGCAGGTGCTTATTCGTACTCATCTTGAACAGACGGACGCCGATGAGGCGCTGGTTCTTGACAGCGAAGGGCTCATTACGGAATGCTGTGCGGCTAATTTATTCTGGCGACAGGGGGGAGAGGTGTTTACGCCGTCGCTGGAACAGGCTGGCGTAAATGGGTTGATGCGTCAGTTTTGTCTGGCTCAGCTGGCACGCTCTGGTTTTCGCGTTGTCGAAGTTAGCGCAGGAGAAGCCGCCCTACAGACCGCAGATGAAGTCATCATCTGCAATGCGCTGATGCCTGTTGTACCGGTCCGTGCGTATGGCCAACAACGCTGGTCTTCGCGCGAGCTGTTTCAGTTTTTAGCCCCGATATGTGAGCAAACCAGATAG
- the fabF gene encoding beta-ketoacyl-ACP synthase II, producing the protein MSKRRVVVTGLGMLSPVGNTVESTWKALLAGQSGISLIDHFDTSAYATKFAGLVKDFNCEEIISRKEQRKMDAFIQYGIVAGVQAMQDSGLEITEENATRIGAAIGSGIGGLGLIEENHTSLMNGGPRKISPFFVPSTIVNMVAGHLTIMFGLRGPSISIATACTSGVHNIGQAARIIAYGDADAMVAGGAEKASTPLGVGGFGAARALSTRNDNPQAASRPWDKDRDGFVLGDGAGMIVLEEYEHAKKRGAKIYAEVVGFGMSSDAYHMTSPPENGAGAALAMENAIRDAGITPAQIGYVNAHGTSTPAGDKAEAQAVKSIFGESASRVLVSSTKSMTGHLLGAAGAVESIYSILALRDQAVPPTINLDNPDEGCDLDFVPHEARQVSGMEYTLCNSFGFGGTNGSLIFKKI; encoded by the coding sequence GTGTCTAAGCGTCGTGTAGTTGTGACCGGACTTGGCATGTTGTCTCCTGTCGGCAATACCGTAGAGTCCACCTGGAAAGCTCTCCTTGCCGGTCAGAGCGGCATCAGCCTAATCGACCATTTCGATACTAGCGCCTATGCAACGAAATTTGCTGGCTTAGTAAAGGATTTTAACTGTGAAGAGATCATCTCGCGCAAAGAACAGCGCAAGATGGATGCCTTCATTCAATATGGAATTGTCGCTGGCGTTCAGGCCATGCAGGATTCTGGCCTTGAGATTACGGAAGAGAACGCAACCCGTATCGGCGCCGCTATCGGCTCCGGGATTGGCGGTCTTGGCCTGATCGAGGAAAACCATACATCTCTGATGAATGGCGGCCCGCGTAAGATCAGCCCGTTCTTCGTTCCGTCCACGATTGTTAACATGGTGGCGGGTCACCTGACCATTATGTTCGGCCTGCGTGGGCCAAGCATTTCTATCGCGACCGCCTGTACGTCTGGCGTACATAACATCGGCCAGGCCGCGCGCATTATCGCGTACGGCGATGCAGATGCTATGGTTGCGGGCGGTGCTGAAAAAGCCAGTACCCCACTGGGCGTCGGCGGTTTTGGTGCGGCGCGTGCGCTGTCTACCCGCAATGATAACCCGCAGGCGGCCAGCCGTCCGTGGGATAAAGACCGTGACGGCTTCGTGCTGGGCGACGGGGCGGGCATGATCGTACTGGAAGAGTACGAACACGCGAAAAAACGCGGTGCGAAAATTTATGCTGAAGTCGTTGGCTTTGGTATGAGCAGCGATGCGTATCACATGACGTCTCCTCCGGAGAATGGTGCGGGTGCCGCGCTGGCAATGGAAAACGCGATTCGTGATGCGGGTATTACCCCAGCACAAATTGGCTACGTGAACGCACACGGCACCTCTACGCCTGCAGGCGATAAGGCTGAAGCTCAGGCGGTTAAGTCTATCTTCGGCGAATCTGCCAGCCGCGTTCTGGTGAGCTCGACGAAGTCCATGACCGGTCACCTGTTGGGTGCGGCGGGTGCGGTAGAGTCAATCTACTCTATCCTTGCGCTGCGCGATCAGGCTGTTCCGCCAACCATCAACCTGGATAACCCGGATGAAGGTTGCGATCTGGACTTCGTGCCTCACGAGGCGCGTCAGGTTAGCGGTATGGAGTACACCCTGTGTAACTCCTTCGGCTTCGGCGGCACCAACGGTTCTCTGATCTTCAAAAAGATCTGA
- the yceG gene encoding cell division protein YceG, with the protein MKKMLRFVLILIVVLGVAGGAGVWKVRQLADSKILIKDETIFTLKAGTGRQALGEQLYGDRIINRPRVFQWLLRVEPELSHFKAGTYRFTPGMTVREMLQLLESGKEAQFPLRFVEGMRLSDYLKQLRDAPYIKHTLKDDSYQTVAEALKLEHPEWVEGWFWPDTWMYTAGTTDVAILKRAHKKMVAAVDAAWEGRMEGLPYSDRNQFVTMASIIEKETAVAAERDRVASVFINRLRIGMRLQTDPTVIYGMGESYSGKISRKDLETPTAYNTYVINGLPPGPIATPSEASLKAAAHPAKTPYLYFVADGKGGHTFNTNLASHNRSVQDYLKALKEKNAQ; encoded by the coding sequence ATGAAAAAAATGTTGCGCTTTGTCCTTATCCTCATCGTTGTGCTGGGCGTCGCTGGCGGAGCAGGCGTATGGAAAGTTCGCCAGCTGGCGGACAGCAAGATCCTGATTAAAGACGAAACGATCTTCACCCTGAAAGCGGGAACCGGCCGTCAGGCGCTTGGGGAACAGCTTTATGGCGACAGGATTATTAATCGTCCACGGGTATTCCAGTGGCTATTGCGCGTTGAACCGGAGCTGTCACATTTCAAGGCCGGGACCTATCGCTTTACGCCGGGAATGACCGTCAGAGAGATGCTTCAGCTGCTGGAAAGCGGCAAAGAGGCCCAGTTCCCCCTGCGGTTTGTGGAAGGGATGCGCCTGAGCGATTACCTCAAACAGCTGCGCGATGCGCCGTATATCAAGCATACGCTAAAAGACGATAGCTATCAGACGGTGGCTGAAGCGCTGAAGCTTGAGCATCCGGAATGGGTTGAAGGCTGGTTCTGGCCTGACACCTGGATGTACACGGCCGGCACGACCGATGTGGCGATCCTGAAGCGGGCGCACAAAAAAATGGTCGCCGCCGTGGATGCCGCCTGGGAAGGCCGAATGGAAGGATTGCCTTACAGCGATCGGAACCAGTTCGTGACCATGGCTTCGATCATCGAGAAAGAGACGGCCGTGGCTGCCGAGCGCGATCGCGTGGCGTCAGTATTTATCAACCGTCTGCGCATCGGCATGCGCCTGCAAACCGATCCTACCGTTATTTACGGCATGGGCGAGAGCTACAGCGGAAAGATTTCGAGGAAAGATCTCGAGACGCCAACGGCGTATAATACCTACGTCATTAACGGCCTGCCGCCAGGCCCGATTGCCACGCCGAGCGAAGCGTCACTCAAAGCCGCCGCGCATCCGGCGAAAACACCGTATCTCTATTTTGTGGCTGATGGAAAAGGGGGGCATACCTTTAACACCAACCTTGCCAGCCACAATCGCTCTGTTCAGGATTATCTGAAGGCACTTAAGGAAAAAAATGCGCAGTAA